The Glycine soja cultivar W05 chromosome 9, ASM419377v2, whole genome shotgun sequence sequence GTTATTTAAAGCATGAGTCAAGAGGAAGCTGTATATTTTCAGTTTCTTGTCTGCAAAACATGTTTTGAGGCAATAAAGAAGCTATCATAACAAGTCCTAAAACACTTGTTGAATTGACTACAATTTTCATCAGTCATCTTGCAAGCTCAATATGCACATGGCACAAATCCTGAAATCTAAGCAAAGCAAATGGCAACGATATATATGCTACAGGCCAAGAGCTATATATTGTACAAAGTTTTCCACATCAAATAgttaagaggaagaaaaaaaacaacttttatgACCCAAAAAAAGATACGTACATTAAGTGGATAAATTTGAATCCAATTAATAGAAAGGAAAATATCTTCGTACTTGTATTTCATCAAGTAGCATATATTCTCCATCATACATTACTAGAGGCCAATTCAATCTCATACTTCCTCATAATAGGAGTAGCACATACAACGCTGGAGTCTGTTACTATAACAGAAGACCCAGATGAAATGGTTGTTGTATTATACGTCTTTGACTCTTGGACTGGATGAGCAACGGTAACCGCACCCATCAAGTGCTGAAATGGATTCCCAGGTTCTGGAACTTCCAGTGAACCTTCCAGCATTTTCACCACAACACTCATTATGGGCCTTAATTCTTGCCTATATTGAACACACCACAAAGCTATCTTAATCATTCTTTCTGCAATCTCCTTACTTCTCTCCTCTATCTCACAAACTATCATTAACTCCCCCAGTTGTCCAGtatcaatttttttccaaaCCCATGTTGGAAACCACTCTTGGCTTTCAGCGAGTTTAATATCAAGGTTTCTTCTCCTGCCTATGATTTCAAATAACAGCATGCCATAACTATAAACATCACACTTGTGAGTTATTGGAAACGGCATCCAAAGCTCAGGTGCAGCATAACCTGGAGTTCCCCTACCTCCAGTCATGGTTATGTGAGTATTGTCCCTGTTGCAAAGCTTGGCTAAACCGAAATCAGCAACTTTAGGATTGAAATTCCTGTCCAATAGAATATTTCCTGGCTTTATGTCATAATGGATTATTCTTTGTTGGCACTCTTCATGCAAATAAGCAATGCCTCTGGCTGTCCCAACTGCAATATCATGAAGCTTTTCATATCCTAAGGTCTTCTTTTCATGGAACAAATACTTATCAAGAGAGCCATTTCCCATGTACTCATAAACCAGTGCTATCAAGTTGTTCTCAAAGCAAAATCCGTAGAGCCGAACAAGATTGAAATGATGAATTCTGCCAATTGTGCCAACTTCTGCCATAAACTGCTCCTCGATTTTCTTGTTTGAAGATCCACGTAGAACTTTTACAGCAACCATGGTCCC is a genomic window containing:
- the LOC114367434 gene encoding rust resistance kinase Lr10-like, translating into MSTSTDDGASVGAVVVIVLVIAVKVGILICVCRRRNQTDSRPVIPGSKFLTLAIDKFLNDMEREKPIRFTDQQLRIATDNYSNLLGSGGFGTVYKGIFTNGTMVAVKVLRGSSNKKIEEQFMAEVGTIGRIHHFNLVRLYGFCFENNLIALVYEYMGNGSLDKYLFHEKKTLGYEKLHDIAVGTARGIAYLHEECQQRIIHYDIKPGNILLDRNFNPKVADFGLAKLCNRDNTHITMTGGRGTPGYAAPELWMPFPITHKCDVYSYGMLLFEIIGRRRNLDIKLAESQEWFPTWVWKKIDTGQLGELMIVCEIEERSKEIAERMIKIALWCVQYRQELRPIMSVVVKMLEGSLEVPEPGNPFQHLMGAVTVAHPVQESKTYNTTTISSGSSVIVTDSSVVCATPIMRKYEIELASSNV